GCATCCGGTAACCGGGTCCCTGAGACGATTCATCAAATACACCAGGTCGTCGTAGCTATATTGCATCAGGCTTTTTACCCATGATTGTTATCCATGATTCATTTGCTTCTGGCTTCCTTCCGGTAACGAACCGCTTCAATCACATTCGGCAGTTTATCCAGTTTTGCCAGAACCACGCCTAATTGCTGCAAACTGTTGACTTCCAGCAACAGCCGCATGGTCGCAATATTCTCTTCCTTGCTGGTGCGGGTGCTGACTTCGAGGACGTTCACCTTCTCATTGGCCAGTATGACGGTGATATCCCTTAACAGCCCGGAACGGTCGTAGGCAAGAATCTGCGCTTCAACCGGGTAGCCGTATTCAGGCGAATGTCCCCAGTTGACCTCAATCAGCCGCTCCGGTTCCTGATTCTGCAGAATCAGGGCATTGTTACAGTCCTGACGATGGATGCTGACACCGCGCCCGGTAGTAATATAGCCAATGATCGGATCGCCGGGTACTGGCTGACAACAGCCCGCCATCTGCGTTAACAGGTTACCAACACCATCAATGGTGATGCCGCTGTCCGAGGTTTTTTCCTGCCTTGGTCTGGTGCGGATCTCAAAGTCTTTCTCCTCTTCCGGAGACAGCTCCCGTTGCGCCAGCGTGGTGATCTGTGCCACACGATAATCACCGGCACCAATGGCAGCGTACATATCTTCCAGGCTTTCGAAAGGCGTGTTTTGCAACAGTGGTTGCAAATCGACACTGGTCAGGGCCAGACGTTTCAGCTCAGCATCCAGCTGGCTGCGTCCGTCAAGCAGGTTGGAATCCCGGTCCTGCTTCTTCAGCCAGCTGGTAATCTTCGCCCTGGCACGGTTGGTGGTGACGTAGCCCAGATCCGGGTTCAGCCAGTCACGACTGGGATGAGCGTTGGAAGCCGTGAGGATTTCTACCTGATCCCCCGTTTTCAGGGTATGGTTCAGTGGCACAATTCGTCCACCGACTTTGGCGCCGCGACACTTTAAACCCACTTCGGAATGAATACGGAAGGCAAAGTCTACCGGGGTCGCCCCCACCGACAGATCCACCACATGACCATTGCGGGTGAAAACATAGATGCGGTCTGGCTCAATATCGGTACGCCACTCTTCGGCAATACCGCTCAGGTCCCCCAGTTCTTCATGCCACTCCATGACCTGACGCAACCACGCCAGCTTCTCTTCATAGCTGTCGCTCTTGGTATTGACGTCTGTACCTTTGTACTTCCAGTGTGCACAAACCCCCAGCTCCGCTTCTTCGTGCATGTTTTCGGTGCGAATCTGCACTTCCAGGGTTTTGCCGTTGGGCCCGAATACCGCCGTATGCAGAGATCGATAACCATTCTCCTTGGGGGTTGCGATGTAGTCGTCAAACTCCTGGGGAATATGGTTAAACAGGGAATGCACGACTCCCAGAGCCGCATAACAGTCCCGCACCTGATGGGTGATAATGCGGAACGCACGGATATCGTACAGCTCGCGGAAATCCAGCCCCTTACGCTTCATTTTGCGCCAGATACTGTAGATATGCTTGGCACGACCATAGACTTCACAGTCAATGTCCGCCTCTTTCAAGGCTTCCTGCAACTGCTCCACCACGCTGTCGATATATTGCTGCCGGTCCAGACGCTTTTCATCCAGCAGGCGGGCAATCTTCTTATAATCCTGAGGTTTCAGGTAGCGAAAGGACAGGTCTTCCAGCTCCCACTTGATATAACCAATCCCAAGCCGGTGCGCCAGTGGTGCATAAATCTCAAACACTTCCCGGGCCACCCGGCGACGCTTTTCCTTGTCAGCATCGCGCAGGGCGCGAATGGCGCAGGTACGCTCAGCCAGTTTGATCAGGGCAACGCGGACATCGTCAATGATCGACACCAGCATTTTGCGGACCTTTTCCAACTGGTCCTGGGACTGGTTCAACACCTGGGTACGAGCCGGGTTAAGCAGCGTACTGATAGCAGCCATGCCCTGTACCGACTTAATGAGGGAAGCCACGGTTGCACCAAAGCTTTCCTCCACCACCTTCAGCGCCAGCTTACGCTCGCGCACAGTACGGTATAACGCCGCTGCCACCAGACAGTCCGGGTCGACCTTCAACTCAGACAGAATTTCAATCATTTCCAGACCGGTGCGATAGCAGCCGGGCCCGGTGGGCCACACGGTATCGGCCTGCAAACGCGCCTGTTCTTCAGCCGTGCGACTCATTTCGCAGGCTTCCCGCAGGCGTGCAATATTGTTAATACCATGGGCGTCAGCCAGACGCTGTAACCAGGCGTCCAGATCGACAGAGCCATCGTATCGGGTTGGGTGATCTTCTCTTACCTTGACCATATCAGTCTTTCCCTATAAATCCGGTTCGCCGGAATGCTTCCCGGCGGGCAGAACTGCCTTCAGCTTCTTATGAACAGACCCATGGATTCAACATGAGCCGTTTGCGGGAACATATCCATGACACCCAGTTTTGCCAGTTGAAAGCCCTGTTCAGACAGAGCGCCAGCATCACGCGCCAGAGTGGCGGGGTTGCATGAAATATAGAGTACCCTGTCAGGCAAAGTCTGTGCCATTTGTTCAATAATCTCGATAGCCCCTGTCCTTGGCGGATCAAGCAACAGTATGTCGTAATCCCGGTTAAACCACTCGTTACCTTTTGCCAGAGCAGACAGGTCAGCCTGATGAAAATCACAGTTTTTAATGCGATTCAGACCCGCATTATGACGAGCCCGCTCAACCGCTCCCTCGCTACCCTCAACACCCGTAACGGTTTGAACCTGCCGGGCCAGCGCCAGGGAAAAATTACCTAACCCGCAAAACAGATCGAGTACCCGGTCAGAGGGTTTCGGCTGAAGCCATTCAACCGCCTGCGCCACCATTTTACGATTGATAGCCCAGTTCACCTGGGTAAAATCGTTTGGACGGAATTGCAGTGTCAGATCAAATTCCGGAATCTGATTATACAACCACGAATCATCCCGGGGTTTGTAAAGGCAGTGAACCCTGTCGGGATCGCCTTGCAGATAAAGATGCAACTGTTCCTTACGGGCAAAATCACGGAGGGCTTCGGCATCCTGTTCCGTCAGGGGACGAATACGACGCAGCAAAACAGCTCGCCCACTGTCAGCATCAAACAGTTCGGCATGACTAATCGCCTGATGTTTCTGCAACTGTGGTAGCAGTTCCCGCAGAAGTTCGGGTAAAGGCCGCAAGGGTTCTGACAGGACCGGACATTCACTGATGGAACAGATGGCTTTGCTCTGTTTTTCCCGGAAGCCCAGAGCCAGACCGTCTTTTTGCCAGCGGATGGATAAACGGGCTCGATGGCGATAACCATAAGGTTCTGATACCAGGGGGGGAGCGACCTCTACCGGGACAAGCGAGGAAAAGCGACGCAGCTGATCCAGCACAATCTCCTGTTTACCTGCCAGCTGCCCTTTATGAGACCAGTATTGCAGGCTGCAACCACCGCACTGTTTAAAGTGTTTGCAGGGTGGCTCTACCCGCTCATCCGAGGTTTGAATGATCGTCTGGACGCGGCCATTAAGAAAACGACGACGATCTTCCAAAATCCTGACAGTGACCGTTTCTCCCGGAAGCGCACCCTCTATAAACAGGGTTTTGCCCTGTTCTTTATTTCGAGCTGTTTTTCCAGCTCTGTGACCAAAAGCCCTGTTGACAGAAGCAGACTGAGTACGAGCCAGACCACGGCCATCATGGGAAAGACCTGTCACCAGCACTTCCCCTACATCCTGACGCTTGCCAGAGGAAGCCTGTTGATTACGCATGGAGATAACCTTAAATAAAAATCAAAAATGGACACGCCTGGCCAGCGTTAAACTGCCCAGACTGCCCTGAAAGTACAAACCCCTATTGTATCGATAATTACCGCCAAGATCAGTGTATACGTGGTAAAAATATTCAAGGAATTGTCACTGATCTCTTTTTAGTCAAACACCGCTAAGGGAAGCAGCAGAACATAATATACCGCTGTTGGCTTTTGGCGGTTGGCTGTATGAGCAGCTAATAGCCAACAGCCAAAAGCCAACAGCCAAAAGCCCGGTAAGTTATTGAATGCTGCGCCCCTAACGGCTGTAACCACTCGCTTCTTCTGAACCTGCTGTCGTATTGCCTTCTGTATAAGCGTGCTTCCCGGCACCGGCCAGTACACCATCCTTTACAATGTAATACTCTTCCCTGATCGGGTTTCCGGCAAAAAAGCATTCCAGAATCTCCCGGGTTCCCGCAGCATAACGAGCCTGCGCTGACAAGGTTGTA
Above is a genomic segment from Endozoicomonas euniceicola containing:
- the relA gene encoding GTP diphosphokinase — encoded protein: MVKVREDHPTRYDGSVDLDAWLQRLADAHGINNIARLREACEMSRTAEEQARLQADTVWPTGPGCYRTGLEMIEILSELKVDPDCLVAAALYRTVRERKLALKVVEESFGATVASLIKSVQGMAAISTLLNPARTQVLNQSQDQLEKVRKMLVSIIDDVRVALIKLAERTCAIRALRDADKEKRRRVAREVFEIYAPLAHRLGIGYIKWELEDLSFRYLKPQDYKKIARLLDEKRLDRQQYIDSVVEQLQEALKEADIDCEVYGRAKHIYSIWRKMKRKGLDFRELYDIRAFRIITHQVRDCYAALGVVHSLFNHIPQEFDDYIATPKENGYRSLHTAVFGPNGKTLEVQIRTENMHEEAELGVCAHWKYKGTDVNTKSDSYEEKLAWLRQVMEWHEELGDLSGIAEEWRTDIEPDRIYVFTRNGHVVDLSVGATPVDFAFRIHSEVGLKCRGAKVGGRIVPLNHTLKTGDQVEILTASNAHPSRDWLNPDLGYVTTNRARAKITSWLKKQDRDSNLLDGRSQLDAELKRLALTSVDLQPLLQNTPFESLEDMYAAIGAGDYRVAQITTLAQRELSPEEEKDFEIRTRPRQEKTSDSGITIDGVGNLLTQMAGCCQPVPGDPIIGYITTGRGVSIHRQDCNNALILQNQEPERLIEVNWGHSPEYGYPVEAQILAYDRSGLLRDITVILANEKVNVLEVSTRTSKEENIATMRLLLEVNSLQQLGVVLAKLDKLPNVIEAVRYRKEARSK
- the rlmD gene encoding 23S rRNA (uracil(1939)-C(5))-methyltransferase RlmD, with amino-acid sequence MRNQQASSGKRQDVGEVLVTGLSHDGRGLARTQSASVNRAFGHRAGKTARNKEQGKTLFIEGALPGETVTVRILEDRRRFLNGRVQTIIQTSDERVEPPCKHFKQCGGCSLQYWSHKGQLAGKQEIVLDQLRRFSSLVPVEVAPPLVSEPYGYRHRARLSIRWQKDGLALGFREKQSKAICSISECPVLSEPLRPLPELLRELLPQLQKHQAISHAELFDADSGRAVLLRRIRPLTEQDAEALRDFARKEQLHLYLQGDPDRVHCLYKPRDDSWLYNQIPEFDLTLQFRPNDFTQVNWAINRKMVAQAVEWLQPKPSDRVLDLFCGLGNFSLALARQVQTVTGVEGSEGAVERARHNAGLNRIKNCDFHQADLSALAKGNEWFNRDYDILLLDPPRTGAIEIIEQMAQTLPDRVLYISCNPATLARDAGALSEQGFQLAKLGVMDMFPQTAHVESMGLFIRS